A genomic segment from Garra rufa chromosome 5, GarRuf1.0, whole genome shotgun sequence encodes:
- the ifngr2 gene encoding interferon gamma receptor 2: MIRHICVGTVLMLLFKIEETCCLSPPQDVKIVRSNLQWKKPPDEDNVLYSLQYKLGSKSDDEWYNVTSHTRKELSFKITPEFYGAVFRVRAEKGNNMSEWQYSNKVKCVNANSCVPVLTLSVKPETVCVTMAHMDDSLKKEYGDHLEFNVSFWKVDNTGYSKVQVFIITGENNCFPNLELEQNYCFQVQYLLYENPYGNVSNQSCASIPESYERIKSRTWLFSILTTLFVVAMCGVCIFLLFKHHKKVKRLLQPLSLEIPNHYQEFFRRGEFPLQACPSPSRQSLRSYDMITVIESSDVEQQRQEEEQEKRS, encoded by the exons ATGATTCGCCACATTTGTGTAGGAACGGTTTTGATGCTGTTATTCAAAATAG AGGAGACATGCTGCTTAAGTCCTCCTCAGGATGTCAAGATAGTCAGGTCAAATCTACAGTGGAAGAAACCTCCTGATGAAGACAATGTGCTGTATTCACTGCAGTATAAACTTGGCTC CAAATCAGATGACGAATGGTACAATGTGACGAGCCATACCAGGAAAGAATTAAGTTTTAAAATCACTCCTGAGTTTTATGGAGCAGTATTTCGAGTACGTGCGGAGAAAGGAAACAATATGTCTGAATGGCAGTATTCAAATAAAGTCAAGTGTGTAAATG CTAACTCTTGTGTTCCTGTCCTGACGCTTTCTGTAAAACCTGAAACGGTTTGTGTGACTATGGCACATATGGACGACAGCTTGAAAAAAGAATACGGAGACCATCTTGAATTTAATGTATCATTCTGGAAAGTGGATAACACGGGATACTCGAAG GTACAGGTTTTTATTATAACAGGAGAGAATAATTGCTTTCCTAACCTGGAATTAGAGCAAAACTACTGTTTCCAGGTTCAGTATTTGCTCTATGAAAACCCTTATGGAAATGTTAGCAACCAAAGCTGTGCATCCATCCCGGAATCAT ATGAAAGGATAAAGAGCCGTACTTGGCTTTTTAGTATATTAACCACACTTTTTGTTGTGGCCATGTGTGGAGTCTGCATTTTTCTGCTTTTTAAACACCACAAAAAGGTCAAACGGTTGTTACAGCCACTCAGCCTGGAAATTCCTAACCACTATCAAGAG TTTTTTAGACGTGGGGAGTTTCCTCTGCAAGCATGTCCAAGTCCCAGCAGGCAAAGTTTACGGTCATATGACATGATCACAGTAATAGAGAGCAGCGATGTGGAGCAGCAAAGACAAGAAGAGGAACAAGAAAAAAGATCTTAG
- the polk gene encoding DNA polymerase kappa — protein sequence MENHHHKGAVSSSSGADLLSRIALNDNKAGMEGLDRDKINKIILETSKGSKFYENELKKEQQVNQRIEKMMEQKARITEEQMKQAQAEVDKLTCELERSRELSRVIVHVDMDAFYAAVEMRDCPELKDKPMAVGSMSMLSTSNYHARRFGVRAAMPGFIAKKLCPDLVIMPTNFDKYRAVSAQVREVFSEYDPHFMPMSLDEAYLDITEHLEQRKHWPETMRTYYICDAKSENDAERSAAEPEKDGLSPVLFEDSPSSSPSLSGPDRKAEVFGTSAEEAVREMRFRIEQKTSLTASAGIAPNMMLAKVCSDKNKPNGQYRIPHERQVVMDFIKDLPVRKVSGVGKVTEKMLAALGIVNCAQLGQQMALLSLLFSGTSWHHFLHISLGLGSTCIERDSERKSMSTERTFGEMSDAEEQYSLCRDLCHDLAQDLQREGLKGKTVTLKLKNVKFEVKTKAFTLQYAVCTEEEIFAAAKDLLKVEIDSVSPQPLKLRLMGVRVSGFISTEDKKPLQRSIMGFLQKGGSDSSSFTQGAGSALKAEESSDGASFLKPQSTAIKVPSVSEQTPKSKGPQQQSFFQRAQLKRLQQQREQMPVIADTDTTNNSADAAAAAQTDLPTTNTQSDTTSAKSLSNANSGTDATSYINKPAALKPSFKISTQVLQCLICPVCNTEMKDVNLTAFNNHIDECLKGSAMDNEPTDTDAAEEQVELNSKPPASSSESKTLTFLSSNEEKPSTSISVPLVETDDSSDFKTPFFSQRTKISKRTVVPRKKMPLSKTSSQASHTPHNLEAVTEVSSDSKGSSLTCPVCSQPQSTDDLALFNRHVDMCLNQEVLLEFRESHPPVDRSDAPALKSIKGQLGEQGRVSKVREKSKRQGSSPLPPSKKIKVLNTKHTIDKFFKGNTRQNV from the exons ATGGAGAATCATCATCATAAGGGTGCTGTGAGCAGCAGCTCTGGAGCTGATCTTCTCTCCAGGATCGCTCTCAATGATAACAAAGCTGGCATGGAGGGGCTGGACAGAGACAAGATCAACAAGATAATTCTGGAAACCTCCAAG GGATCTAAATTTTATGAGAATGAGCTGAAGAAGGAGCAGCAGGTGAATCAGCGCATTGAAAAGATGATGGAGCAAAAAGCGAGAATCACTGAAGAACAGATGAAGCAAGCACAAGCAGAG GTGGACAAACTGACGTGTGAACTGGAGAGGAGTCGAGAGCTGAGTCGTGTGATAGTTCATGTAGACATGGACGCCTTCTATGCTGCTGTTGAAATGAGAGACTGCCCAGAGCTGAAGGACAAACCGATGGCAGTGGGATCCATGAGCATGCTg TCAACCTCCAATTACCACGCTAGGAGGTTTGGTGTCCGTGCAGCCATGCCAGGGTTCATTGCTAAGAAGCTCTGTCCAGATCTTGTCATTATGCCGACTAACTTTgacaaatacagagcagtgagtGCCCAG GTACGAGAGGTATTTTCAGAATATGACCCTCATTTCATGCCTATGAGTTTGGATGAAGCTTATCTGGATATCACTGAGCACCTGGAGCAGCGGAAGCACTGGCCTGAGACCATGCGAACATATTACATCTGTGATGCCAAATCAG AAAATGATGCAGAAAGGTCTGCAGCTGAACCAGAGAAAGATGGATTGTCTCCTGTGCTGTTTGAGGACAGTCCCAGCTCTTCACCCTCTCTGTCAGGGCCTGATAGGAAAGCAGAGGTTTTTGGGACAAGTGCAGAGGAGGCTGTGAGAGAAATGCGCTTCCGTATTGAGCAGAAAACATCTCTTACTGCCAGTGCGG GCATTGCCCCAAACATGATGCTTGCAAAGGTATGCAGTGATAAGAACAAACCCAATGGCCAGTACCGAATTCCTCATGAGAGACAAGTTGTGATGGACTTTATCAAGGATCTTCCTGTCAGAAAG GTGTCTGGTGTTGGAAAGGTTACTGAGAAGATGCTGGCTGCTTTGGGAATTGTCAACTGTGCCCAACTTGGCCAGCAGATGGCGCTACTATCCCTGCTTTTTTCAGGAACCTCCTGGCATCATTTCCTTCACATATCTTTGGGTTTGGGCTCCACATGTATTGAGAG GGATTCAGAAAGAAAAAGCATGAGCACTGAGAG GACATTTGGGGAGATGAGTGATGCAGAGGAGCAGTATTCCCTGTGCAGGGATCTCTGTCATGACCTAGCACAGGATCTACAGCGGGAGGGCCTTAAG GGCAAAACTGTTACTTTGAAGCTGAAGAATGTCAAATTTGAAGTGAAGACCAAAGCGTTTACACTGCAGTATGCTGTCTGCACTGAGGAGGAGATCTTTGCTGCTGCTAAGGACCTTCTCAAAGTTGAGATTGACAGTGTCAGCCCTCAGCCACTAAAGCTGAGACTcatgg GCGTTCGAGTGTCCGGCTTTATCAGCACTGAAGATAAAAAGCCTCTTCAGAGGAGTATAATGGGATTCCTGCAGAAAGGTGGATCTGATTCAAGCAGCTTCACGCAGGGTGCTGGATCTGCGCTCAAAGCAGAAGAAAGCAGCGATGGTGCCAGTTTCCTAAAGCCACAGTCCACTGCGATAAAAGTACCCTCTGTGTCTGAGCAAACACCCAAATCTAAAGGACCTCAGCAGCAATCGTTTTTTCAAAGAGCACAGTTAAAAAGACTCCAACAGCAGAGGGAACAAATGCCTGTCATCGCTGATACAGACACAACAAATAATAGTGCTGACGCAGCTGCAGCAGCACAAACAGATCTACCAACAACAAACACTCAATCAGACACAACATCAGCAAAAAGTTTGTCAAATGCAAACTCAGGGACAGACGCAACAAgctacataaacaaacctgcggcTTTAAAGCCATCATTTAAAATCTCAACCCAGGTGCTGCAGTGTCTCATCTGTCCTGTGTGCAATACAGAGATGAAGGATGTTAACCTCACAGCCTTCAACAACCATATTGATGAATGTCTGAAGGGCAGTGCAATGGATAATGAACCCACAGATACGGATGCAGCTGAGGAACAGGTAGAACTTAACAGCAAACCCCCTGCTTCAAGTTCAGAAAGCAAGACTCTTACATTTTTATCCAGCAATGAAGAGAAGCCGTCAACTAGCATCTCTGTGCCACTGGTGGAAACTGATGACAGCAGTGATTTCAAGACTCCATTTTTTAGTCAAAGGACCAAAATAAGCAAGCGTACTGTTGTTCCTAGAAAGAAGATGCCTCTTTCTAAAACTAGTTCTCAAGCATCGCACACACCACACAATCTTGAGGCTGTCACAGAGGTGTCATCTGACTCCAAAGGCTCGTCTTTGACGTGTCCCGTGTGCAGTCAGCCGCAGAGCACCGATGACCTTGCGCTCTTCAACCGGCATGTGGATATGTGTCTCAACCAGGAAGTTCTGCTGGAGTTTAGAGAATCTCATCCTCCTGTGGATCGTTCAGATGCACCCGCACTCAAGAGCATAAAAG GCCAGTTGGGGGAACAGGGACGTGTTTCTAAAGTCAGAGAAAAGAGCAAAAG GCAAGGATCGTCTCCTCTTCCTCCCTCGAAGAAAATCAAAGTGTTGAACACAAAACACACAATCGACAAGTTCTTCAAAGGCAACACCAGACAGAACGTCTAA